The Arcanobacterium pinnipediorum genome includes a region encoding these proteins:
- a CDS encoding DUF808 domain-containing protein yields the protein MAGGLIALLDDVAALAKIAAASLDDVAAGAAKAGSKTLGVIIDDTAVTPQYVKGLSPKRELPIIWRITRGSIRNKIFFILPAVLLLSIFAPWSLPYLLIVGGSYLCFEGAHKIVERLAGHSPQTPAIVTQSEDSIVRQAVRTDFILSSEIMVIALNEVSDSSIWQQAMILIFVAFLITIFVYGVVALIVKADDVGLALSLKNQRLLQITGKFLLKAMPWVLRLLTVVGTLAMLWVGGHMLIIQLDEIGFAGPHHLLSSLVDPVVSSAGSVIGWSIETLSSATVGFGWGLILVGIFLAYGKLHKNYAERDGS from the coding sequence ATGGCTGGTGGACTTATTGCACTACTCGACGACGTTGCCGCACTTGCCAAAATCGCTGCCGCTTCTTTAGATGACGTAGCGGCCGGTGCAGCAAAAGCCGGATCGAAAACTCTGGGCGTTATTATCGACGATACTGCCGTTACACCGCAGTACGTCAAAGGGCTAAGTCCGAAACGCGAACTCCCAATTATTTGGCGAATTACTCGCGGATCGATCCGCAACAAGATATTTTTTATTCTGCCTGCCGTCTTGCTCTTATCGATTTTTGCGCCGTGGTCCTTGCCCTATTTGCTCATCGTCGGCGGATCCTATCTGTGTTTTGAAGGAGCCCACAAAATCGTCGAACGACTAGCTGGGCACTCACCGCAAACCCCTGCTATCGTGACGCAATCAGAAGATTCCATCGTGCGCCAAGCGGTGCGAACTGATTTTATTTTGTCATCTGAAATCATGGTTATCGCGCTCAACGAAGTTTCCGATTCATCTATTTGGCAACAAGCCATGATTCTCATTTTTGTTGCGTTCTTGATCACGATTTTCGTCTACGGCGTTGTTGCGTTGATTGTTAAAGCCGACGACGTCGGACTTGCGCTTTCGCTTAAAAACCAGCGTTTGTTGCAGATAACTGGAAAGTTTTTACTCAAAGCGATGCCCTGGGTCTTGCGTTTATTGACTGTGGTTGGCACTCTCGCCATGCTCTGGGTTGGCGGGCATATGCTCATCATCCAGCTAGATGAAATCGGGTTTGCTGGCCCGCATCATCTTCTGAGCAGTCTCGTTGATCCAGTAGTGAGCAGTGCAGGTAGCGTTATCGGCTGGAGCATCGAGACTCTTAGCTCAGCTACGGTAGGTTTTGGCTGGGGACTAATCCTGGTCGGAATTTTCCTCGCATACGGCAAACTCCACAAAAACTACGCCGAGCGCGATGGAAGCTGA
- a CDS encoding ATP-dependent DNA helicase has product MITYDDFIAHDKFPPTEEQRAVITSEHQATLVIAGAGSGKTATMANRIAWMLAAEVAQPQEILGLTFTRKAAGELADRVTKKIREITQHGLISPQTLTSNTDELDQCPENQAASLIHAGLNRPTMTTYNSFASQIATSYAMLIGEDPDARLMNEAERYQLMNDIVSGSQLHESLVKLSVDGVTRAALNTAAGLIDNDVTIVQARDSLQHEASAVDSVLQVRLSAKTTPEKNSVEYELYQRASKVFTRKPVLENLEGRLQILEFVERYFEAKKQRGLIEFSDQVAWATRILRSVPAVRDSIRAAFPVVLLDEFQDTSVNQATLLREAFKDARSVTAVGDPNQAIYGWRGASANAFADFVEQYEVSDDAQLSLTQAFRNSTEILNAANQLTFQKLSYDGLDVKKLRPGPSASAGEVVRIHRHYARDTYTALAQRLAHEIRHPDQGKTPSIAVLVRNHSFEDFVAQALDEVGVPYEVIGGRSIIVRPEIRAVRALLAVVDNPQRNDQLLYLMNFFGIGVSDLQQFSAVAEKYARNEQSQFVSEVREGKDAERAQLLEKELGRPEVSLIHALLAEEDFSQMSTAGQQRISYLADVVRQVQGQRHKPLSVLVSSAIDALDLHIYATTRFKGGAALKAALSEFIKLSGTFQAQEQTGQLSRFLEWIDLMEIHEHAGEITPASDLSLGEDIAPQAGLVQILTVNAAKGLEWDIVAVPELVEKRFDYRKRRYPFWHKNIDVFPELLRADAQHIPTFSAQDYVHYDEPRVAKCEALVDYGRYEQAVQQHSGDEERRLAYVAFTRPRRLLLLLTYEFGDEEKASKNFREAIEALEENTQNSIHNDHDEQIASPELSDRSMSQAQGAHSPLFFTNVFIEDLAGYVTPDENFEVPFSNEESFIEWGREQGLSAQEPSPSSPQTHGFDVLWPSSVDRAIEPVMGGIPVSQIDVEHVERVWHETFKRLCDDHFLPENKNQAVQRDYLTASDIVSLMGDAQQFYADQRRPIPQQISHAVRVGTSVHKAIAQHFDTILTLDIDSVMGSGEMPIARDAALEDKTVEKYIDRFKHSPFADLPHLAIEQALEIQIANYPVRCVIDAVFDTSDIPGGQPITIVDWKTGKRPTMEKIRERELQLGLYRLAWAQAHGVELETIDACFYYLGEDDPQNRAVYAGALSREQITAAILESLSSIG; this is encoded by the coding sequence ATGATCACTTATGACGACTTTATTGCTCACGATAAATTTCCCCCAACCGAAGAACAGCGAGCGGTTATAACGTCTGAGCATCAAGCTACTTTGGTTATTGCTGGTGCGGGATCGGGGAAAACAGCAACTATGGCTAATCGAATAGCTTGGATGTTGGCCGCCGAGGTAGCCCAACCGCAAGAAATCTTAGGGTTAACTTTCACCCGTAAAGCAGCCGGCGAGCTAGCTGATCGCGTGACGAAGAAGATACGGGAAATAACTCAGCACGGCCTGATTTCACCGCAAACGCTCACGTCGAATACAGATGAACTAGATCAATGCCCCGAAAATCAAGCAGCATCATTGATTCACGCTGGCTTAAATCGGCCAACTATGACCACCTATAACTCCTTTGCATCGCAAATTGCAACATCGTATGCCATGCTCATCGGGGAAGATCCTGATGCGCGTTTAATGAATGAGGCAGAGCGGTATCAGCTTATGAACGATATCGTCTCAGGTAGTCAACTCCACGAATCGCTAGTGAAGTTATCGGTAGATGGAGTAACTCGTGCCGCGCTGAACACCGCCGCGGGTCTCATCGACAACGACGTCACTATCGTCCAAGCCCGAGATAGCCTCCAACACGAAGCTAGCGCCGTCGATTCCGTCCTCCAGGTGCGACTTTCAGCCAAGACTACCCCGGAGAAAAATAGTGTTGAATACGAACTTTATCAGCGAGCATCGAAAGTATTTACGCGCAAGCCAGTGCTAGAAAATCTCGAAGGGCGATTGCAGATCCTTGAGTTTGTTGAGCGATACTTTGAGGCGAAAAAACAACGAGGGCTTATCGAGTTCTCGGATCAGGTTGCGTGGGCTACGCGGATACTGCGATCCGTTCCGGCAGTACGTGATTCAATCCGCGCTGCATTTCCGGTGGTGTTACTCGATGAGTTCCAAGATACGTCAGTAAACCAAGCTACTTTGTTACGTGAAGCGTTTAAGGATGCGCGTTCCGTAACCGCTGTAGGTGATCCGAACCAAGCCATATATGGTTGGCGAGGGGCATCGGCTAATGCATTTGCTGATTTCGTTGAACAATACGAGGTCAGTGATGATGCGCAGCTATCCTTAACTCAAGCTTTTCGCAATTCTACAGAAATTTTGAACGCCGCTAATCAGCTTACGTTTCAGAAACTGTCTTATGATGGACTAGATGTCAAGAAACTCCGGCCTGGTCCAAGTGCTAGTGCCGGTGAGGTCGTGCGCATTCACCGGCACTATGCGCGTGATACATATACCGCCTTGGCTCAGCGTTTAGCCCACGAAATACGTCATCCCGACCAAGGCAAAACCCCTAGCATTGCTGTGCTGGTTCGCAACCACAGTTTCGAAGACTTTGTAGCACAAGCACTTGATGAGGTCGGTGTGCCATACGAAGTTATAGGTGGCAGGTCGATTATCGTCCGGCCTGAAATCCGTGCTGTTCGTGCATTATTAGCGGTTGTGGATAACCCACAACGCAACGATCAGCTACTGTATTTGATGAACTTTTTTGGTATCGGGGTTAGCGATCTGCAACAGTTTTCCGCTGTTGCAGAAAAGTATGCACGCAACGAACAAAGCCAGTTCGTTAGCGAAGTGCGCGAAGGAAAAGACGCCGAGCGCGCCCAACTTCTGGAAAAAGAGCTTGGCCGGCCAGAGGTGAGTTTGATCCATGCCTTGTTGGCTGAAGAGGACTTCAGTCAGATGAGTACGGCAGGCCAGCAACGAATCAGCTATCTTGCAGATGTAGTACGTCAAGTCCAAGGCCAACGGCACAAGCCGTTGAGCGTCCTCGTCTCTAGTGCGATAGATGCCTTAGATCTCCATATTTATGCCACCACGCGATTCAAAGGGGGAGCAGCACTCAAAGCGGCTCTTTCAGAATTTATTAAACTCTCTGGAACATTCCAGGCACAGGAGCAAACTGGGCAGCTATCAAGATTCTTAGAGTGGATCGATTTGATGGAGATTCACGAACATGCCGGAGAAATAACCCCGGCATCTGATCTTTCATTGGGGGAAGATATAGCTCCCCAAGCTGGCCTGGTCCAAATCTTAACCGTCAATGCTGCAAAAGGTTTGGAATGGGATATTGTAGCTGTTCCTGAGCTGGTGGAGAAGCGGTTTGATTATCGCAAACGGCGCTACCCATTTTGGCACAAGAATATTGACGTATTTCCAGAGCTGTTGCGTGCAGACGCGCAACATATCCCAACATTCAGCGCACAAGACTACGTCCACTACGATGAGCCACGAGTCGCAAAATGTGAAGCTCTAGTCGACTATGGCAGATACGAGCAGGCAGTTCAACAACACTCTGGGGATGAAGAACGCAGATTAGCGTATGTTGCCTTCACTCGTCCGCGACGTCTCCTGCTGCTTTTGACATACGAATTTGGCGATGAAGAAAAGGCATCGAAGAATTTCCGGGAGGCAATAGAAGCACTCGAGGAAAATACCCAAAACTCTATCCACAATGATCACGATGAGCAAATAGCTAGTCCTGAACTTTCAGATAGAAGTATGAGCCAGGCGCAAGGCGCACACTCTCCGCTATTTTTCACCAACGTATTTATCGAAGATCTAGCAGGTTATGTCACTCCAGATGAGAACTTCGAAGTACCGTTTAGTAACGAGGAGTCCTTCATCGAATGGGGACGCGAACAAGGATTATCCGCCCAAGAGCCTTCCCCTAGCAGCCCTCAAACACACGGCTTCGATGTTCTTTGGCCATCAAGCGTAGACCGGGCCATTGAACCGGTTATGGGTGGAATCCCAGTATCGCAGATCGATGTTGAACACGTTGAACGTGTTTGGCACGAAACGTTTAAGCGATTATGCGACGATCATTTTCTGCCAGAAAACAAAAATCAGGCGGTGCAACGAGATTACCTGACAGCTTCCGATATTGTTTCGCTGATGGGTGATGCACAGCAATTCTATGCAGACCAACGCCGGCCGATCCCGCAACAAATTTCGCATGCCGTACGAGTAGGAACTAGCGTCCACAAAGCTATTGCCCAACATTTCGATACTATCCTCACCCTCGATATTGATTCGGTGATGGGATCTGGTGAAATGCCGATCGCGCGTGATGCTGCTTTGGAAGATAAGACGGTAGAAAAGTATATCGATCGATTTAAACATTCACCTTTCGCTGACTTACCACACCTCGCCATCGAACAGGCGCTCGAAATCCAGATCGCCAACTATCCGGTGCGATGTGTTATTGACGCAGTATTCGATACCTCTGACATTCCAGGTGGGCAACCAATCACTATCGTGGATTGGAAAACAGGAAAACGCCCCACTATGGAAAAGATACGCGAACGCGAATTACAACTTGGTCTCTACCGGTTGGCGTGGGCACAAGCACACGGAGTAGAACTAGAGACTATCGATGCGTGTTTTTACTATCTTGGAGAAGACGATCCGCAAAACAGGGCAGTATATGCCGGGGCGTTAAGTCGCGAACAGATAACTGCAGCTATCCTCGAATCGCTTTCATCCATTGGATAG
- a CDS encoding UrvD/REP family ATP-dependent DNA helicase: MCDHVLDQSQQAVVSACEDIARSHIGGRALSVIGAASTGKTTLLRRCLQAVLRHSPNASIAVLSPDRRAADETRNTIVGELKVLGEHVRVRSISAFAFAIVSRYAQAVGRKEPELLSGPEQDALIKELFDVATKYYPHANALGSVDPEVAHMEAFRQEYRDLLTRSAELGITAQELRELAEAENNPSWFIGAELMEEYEKALAVQAGTGYAQPDRTDHARIVQQAAAFLQQWDRAQVGQIGAQRPQWDWIFVDDVSNSTLALRSLLRELHNLGANIVVFGDPDSAVQGYRGGIAHLQSLLSRPVAAGGIDAQTFVLAHRYRGGGQIEPIITMLETGIHVAGSALGRKADTQYADPVTASAHILLSDHDENSYLASRIRQLHLEEKVAYSQIAVVTRSRSHHHSLRQALLDRGVPVQPLKSVSPLRFQPVVADLILAIKIALGLSEPAQLAGQLRQLLTGPLFGLTPVELSSLIKRLHGWELLGGGRKIGDELLATIADQDPDSPAAKIPQFSHIRLVFDAVRSAVSHDPLAENVLWVAWEKIGKAQQWREQVLAGSEGSDEADRNLDAVIQLFRIAQRLSDRDPQTAQITDLLRVLDEQEIPEDSIARTSAMEDGIVLTSPSAAIGQTWEWVFIAKINEGIWPNLQLRNPLTQVPQLVSRVVGSELAGQEVRGEQRLADVVDDELRMLLYSVSRAKSGVEFTCVHSEDVLPSRFMDWLFPSESQLLTVHQQESLSLDFPTFVGQLRQAQRLADPKLQARASDYLAQLQAGNIGGMEAKIWADSIEYTQGDFPDVPVRISPSTVEKMLTCPLRGTLDSIHGQEIGDSALADLGTLIHQIAEETQTPDRDRMLERLDQLWEGAEFGTDMHAQQLRYRAEAMVEKLYSYLVEHPGDAHKEIYARVDRGDVIVSGKLDRVEYDPASPDEVRVVDFKTGKVAPAKSLSETVPQLLIYQWLVEEGGLVVEPGQSKPTTSLGARLVHVGTDRKDYSLTEQSPLDQERRALVENMIDSVANLRQAHSVPAIVNDGCRTCSYRVLCPAYEGKRIFS, encoded by the coding sequence ATGTGTGACCACGTTCTCGATCAATCACAACAAGCCGTTGTCAGTGCGTGCGAAGATATCGCTCGATCGCACATTGGTGGGCGCGCACTATCTGTTATCGGTGCGGCAAGCACCGGTAAAACCACACTATTGCGCAGGTGCCTTCAAGCCGTATTGAGGCACAGTCCCAACGCTTCGATAGCGGTTCTATCCCCAGATCGCCGGGCCGCAGATGAGACGAGAAATACGATTGTTGGTGAACTCAAAGTCCTTGGTGAACATGTCCGGGTGCGATCTATTTCAGCTTTCGCCTTCGCAATCGTCTCGCGCTACGCCCAAGCAGTAGGAAGGAAAGAACCAGAGCTCCTTTCTGGTCCGGAGCAAGATGCGTTGATCAAAGAACTTTTTGATGTCGCAACCAAATACTATCCACACGCCAACGCATTGGGATCTGTAGATCCTGAAGTAGCTCACATGGAGGCATTTCGCCAAGAGTACCGAGATTTGCTTACGCGCAGTGCCGAACTTGGGATAACGGCACAAGAACTGCGCGAGCTGGCAGAAGCGGAAAATAATCCCTCATGGTTCATCGGTGCAGAGCTCATGGAGGAGTATGAAAAAGCGTTGGCGGTCCAAGCTGGTACCGGCTACGCACAGCCTGATCGCACTGACCATGCGCGAATCGTTCAGCAAGCCGCAGCGTTTCTCCAGCAGTGGGATAGGGCGCAAGTTGGCCAGATTGGTGCCCAGCGGCCACAGTGGGATTGGATATTTGTCGACGACGTGTCTAATTCCACCCTAGCGCTACGGTCATTACTGCGCGAATTGCATAATCTTGGTGCCAACATCGTTGTTTTCGGGGATCCAGATAGTGCCGTGCAAGGCTATCGTGGCGGGATTGCTCACCTTCAATCTCTGCTTTCGCGCCCGGTAGCCGCCGGTGGGATAGATGCCCAAACCTTTGTTTTAGCTCATCGCTATCGAGGTGGTGGGCAGATTGAGCCGATCATTACTATGCTTGAAACTGGTATTCATGTTGCTGGTTCTGCACTGGGAAGGAAAGCAGATACGCAGTATGCAGATCCGGTCACAGCTAGTGCACATATTCTTCTTAGTGACCATGATGAAAACTCATACTTAGCGAGCCGAATCCGCCAACTGCATCTTGAAGAAAAAGTGGCTTATTCTCAGATCGCAGTTGTGACGCGCTCGCGTTCGCATCATCATAGTTTACGCCAGGCCTTGCTCGATAGAGGAGTGCCGGTTCAGCCGCTGAAATCAGTGAGTCCATTGCGATTCCAGCCAGTTGTAGCAGATCTGATTCTCGCTATCAAAATTGCTCTTGGTCTTAGCGAACCCGCACAGCTTGCCGGCCAGCTTCGCCAACTCTTAACTGGGCCGTTGTTTGGTTTAACGCCAGTGGAGCTTTCGTCGTTGATCAAGCGCTTGCATGGTTGGGAGTTATTGGGCGGCGGAAGGAAAATTGGCGATGAATTGCTTGCCACTATTGCTGATCAAGATCCAGATTCTCCAGCTGCTAAAATACCGCAATTTAGCCATATCCGGCTCGTCTTCGATGCAGTGCGTAGCGCAGTTTCGCATGATCCGCTAGCGGAAAATGTTTTGTGGGTAGCGTGGGAAAAAATTGGTAAGGCTCAGCAGTGGCGCGAACAAGTTCTCGCCGGAAGTGAAGGGAGCGATGAAGCGGATCGCAATCTCGATGCTGTGATTCAACTGTTTCGGATAGCCCAGCGCTTATCTGACCGTGATCCACAAACAGCCCAGATTACAGATTTGTTGCGAGTTCTTGACGAACAAGAAATACCAGAGGATTCCATTGCTCGCACCTCGGCTATGGAAGATGGAATTGTGTTGACCTCCCCTTCGGCAGCTATCGGGCAAACGTGGGAGTGGGTATTCATTGCAAAAATCAATGAAGGTATCTGGCCCAATCTGCAACTTCGCAACCCGTTAACGCAAGTACCGCAGTTAGTCTCGCGTGTGGTTGGCAGTGAGCTCGCCGGTCAAGAAGTCCGTGGCGAACAGCGCCTCGCCGACGTCGTCGACGACGAACTGCGGATGCTACTTTATAGTGTTTCGCGAGCCAAATCCGGCGTTGAGTTTACATGTGTACATTCTGAAGATGTTTTGCCCTCGCGCTTTATGGATTGGTTATTTCCGTCAGAATCACAGCTTTTGACCGTGCATCAACAAGAGTCGCTAAGCCTTGATTTTCCAACGTTTGTTGGCCAATTACGTCAAGCGCAACGGTTGGCAGATCCTAAGCTACAAGCTCGTGCAAGTGATTATCTTGCTCAGCTTCAAGCAGGCAATATCGGTGGCATGGAAGCGAAAATATGGGCAGATTCGATTGAGTACACACAAGGTGATTTCCCTGACGTGCCCGTCCGGATTTCACCATCGACGGTGGAGAAGATGCTCACCTGCCCGCTACGCGGAACTCTTGATAGCATTCATGGCCAGGAAATTGGCGATAGTGCGCTGGCAGATCTTGGCACGCTTATCCACCAGATTGCCGAAGAAACCCAAACACCTGATCGAGATAGGATGCTAGAGCGACTAGATCAGTTGTGGGAAGGTGCAGAATTTGGAACTGATATGCACGCCCAGCAACTGAGGTATCGAGCCGAAGCGATGGTGGAGAAGCTATATAGCTATTTGGTTGAACACCCCGGGGACGCGCACAAGGAAATTTATGCGCGAGTAGATCGTGGCGATGTTATCGTTTCGGGAAAACTTGATCGGGTTGAATATGATCCAGCTAGCCCCGATGAAGTACGCGTAGTTGATTTCAAGACTGGAAAGGTAGCTCCCGCAAAATCTCTAAGCGAGACGGTACCTCAGCTGTTGATATATCAGTGGCTGGTTGAAGAAGGTGGACTCGTTGTCGAACCTGGCCAATCCAAACCCACCACAAGTTTGGGAGCACGATTAGTCCATGTTGGTACCGATAGGAAAGACTATTCTTTAACTGAGCAAAGTCCGTTGGATCAAGAACGTAGAGCGCTCGTTGAGAATATGATTGATTCGGTTGCAAATCTTCGCCAAGCACATTCCGTTCCAGCAATCGTCAATGATGGATGTAGAACGTGCTCCTATCGTGTTTTATGTCCTGCATATGAAGGGAAGCGCATTTTCTCATGA
- a CDS encoding DUF3107 domain-containing protein, with the protein MDITIGIRDVAGAVSLSVDMSSEEINALISDALASQKPLVLTSSDNETVFVPAHALGYVQISGTPQRRVGFGFA; encoded by the coding sequence TTGGATATTACAATTGGAATTCGTGACGTTGCTGGAGCAGTAAGCTTGAGCGTCGATATGTCTAGTGAAGAGATCAATGCCCTTATCTCCGATGCGTTAGCATCACAAAAACCTCTGGTGCTCACCAGCTCAGATAATGAAACAGTTTTTGTACCAGCTCATGCTCTTGGCTATGTTCAAATATCTGGAACGCCGCAACGGCGTGTAGGTTTCGGTTTCGCCTAA
- a CDS encoding CpaF family protein, whose product MKSDDAHERLEDRVRELVRSSGIDPQTDSAGLDQLIDIALREYEKMTINGAVIALDDSAEAIRRIRHNVGGFGPIQPLIDDPEIEEIWINEPSKIFVARGGKSELTTVTLSEQQVRDLVERMLRASGRRLDLSSPFVDAALHTGERLHVVIPDITRRHWSVNIRKYIIRPRRLADLVEQNVLSTSAARFLDASVDSGLNIVVSGATQAGKTTFLGALLGAVPAGERIVTAEEVFELNLAHRDVVAMQTRPPNLEDRGEITLRRLVKEALRMRPERIVIGEVRQAEAFDMLIAFNSGIPGACTIHANSAREAVSKLCALPLLAGDNVSGGFVVPTVARSIDLIVHLDRERTGRRRVREILGVTGRVEADIVETVPIFVDDGAGLRQRSADVPARERFERAGYDIAELCGEPSWAF is encoded by the coding sequence ATGAAAAGTGATGACGCACACGAGAGGCTAGAAGATCGAGTGCGTGAACTGGTGCGTTCTTCAGGCATTGATCCGCAAACTGACAGTGCCGGGCTCGATCAGCTAATTGATATTGCGCTGCGTGAATATGAAAAAATGACTATCAACGGGGCAGTTATCGCCTTGGACGATAGCGCGGAGGCTATTCGTCGTATCCGGCATAACGTTGGCGGGTTTGGCCCGATCCAACCGCTGATAGATGATCCTGAAATTGAAGAAATCTGGATTAATGAGCCAAGTAAAATTTTTGTTGCTCGCGGTGGGAAAAGCGAACTGACAACGGTGACGTTATCAGAGCAGCAAGTTCGCGATCTTGTGGAACGGATGTTGCGCGCATCGGGACGACGTCTTGATTTATCAAGCCCATTTGTTGATGCCGCACTGCATACCGGTGAACGTTTGCATGTTGTTATTCCAGATATTACTCGCCGGCATTGGTCGGTTAATATTCGAAAATATATTATTCGTCCCCGGCGCCTTGCTGACTTAGTTGAACAAAATGTTTTGAGCACTAGTGCGGCTCGATTTTTAGACGCTAGCGTTGATTCAGGCTTAAACATTGTGGTTTCTGGAGCCACCCAGGCGGGTAAAACCACATTTTTAGGTGCGTTGCTAGGTGCAGTTCCGGCAGGGGAGCGAATTGTGACGGCAGAAGAGGTCTTCGAACTCAATCTCGCGCACCGCGATGTGGTAGCTATGCAAACCAGGCCGCCAAATCTTGAAGACCGAGGTGAAATTACCTTGCGTCGCCTTGTCAAAGAAGCACTTCGTATGCGCCCAGAACGCATCGTTATTGGTGAGGTCCGGCAAGCCGAAGCCTTCGACATGCTCATCGCGTTTAATTCTGGAATTCCTGGAGCCTGTACGATTCATGCGAACTCGGCGCGAGAAGCAGTGAGTAAATTGTGTGCATTGCCGCTGCTAGCTGGAGATAACGTTTCGGGCGGATTCGTGGTGCCAACCGTAGCTCGCTCTATCGACCTCATCGTCCATCTGGATCGCGAGCGCACCGGCCGGCGTCGGGTTCGAGAAATACTTGGCGTCACCGGGCGCGTGGAAGCCGATATTGTCGAAACTGTACCGATTTTTGTTGACGACGGCGCTGGCTTGCGTCAACGCAGTGCAGATGTTCCAGCACGCGAACGTTTTGAACGTGCCGGATACGATATCGCCGAACTATGTGGAGAACCATCATGGGCTTTCTAG
- a CDS encoding phosphotransferase, with translation MKMSPYHLAALAVVAINGLNAVSIRGPYSSSPDYAYGGVLDSQGKHWIIKVPRNTHASTAIEAEAGLAPILVEQLRQGHLPFDVMRPAGFATVDHGRAIVYPRPLGKSIDFDHLSVAQAHELGRTLATIHQLQPATITDAGMPGYDSETVRRRLLTELHDADASGSIPAILLRRWENTIENPQLWNFRPAVVHGDIASDNILWSEGQVSCVLGFGEAHVGDPAQDFASLMSGIDESLFDAIVESYRNSLRETIDEHFFTRIVLLSEIALARWMMFGIRNHDKTIIDEAETMMDELAQDVAADPDLAPGPVWNVDTISDDLIPEDATDYEIRPGEQAD, from the coding sequence ATGAAGATGTCGCCATACCATTTAGCCGCACTCGCCGTCGTCGCCATTAACGGGCTCAACGCTGTATCGATCCGTGGGCCATACTCATCCTCCCCGGATTACGCCTATGGTGGCGTCCTCGATTCTCAAGGCAAGCACTGGATTATCAAAGTTCCACGCAATACTCACGCCTCGACCGCGATTGAGGCAGAGGCCGGGTTGGCACCGATTCTTGTAGAGCAGTTACGCCAAGGTCACCTGCCCTTCGACGTTATGCGCCCTGCGGGTTTTGCCACAGTTGATCACGGACGCGCAATCGTCTATCCACGCCCTTTAGGAAAATCTATAGACTTCGATCATCTTTCCGTCGCTCAAGCCCACGAACTAGGGCGAACATTGGCTACTATTCACCAACTCCAGCCTGCAACTATCACAGATGCTGGGATGCCTGGATACGATTCGGAAACGGTTCGCAGGCGTTTACTTACTGAACTTCATGACGCAGATGCTTCCGGATCGATTCCTGCAATTTTGTTGCGTCGGTGGGAAAACACAATTGAGAATCCGCAGTTGTGGAACTTCCGCCCAGCGGTTGTTCATGGCGATATTGCTTCAGATAATATTTTGTGGTCAGAAGGCCAGGTTAGTTGCGTCCTTGGATTCGGTGAAGCCCACGTGGGAGATCCTGCCCAAGATTTCGCTTCACTTATGTCTGGCATAGATGAGTCTCTCTTTGACGCAATCGTTGAATCGTATCGAAATTCGCTGCGTGAGACTATTGATGAACATTTCTTTACCCGCATCGTCCTACTCAGTGAGATTGCTTTGGCACGCTGGATGATGTTCGGAATCCGCAATCATGACAAAACCATTATCGACGAAGCAGAAACAATGATGGATGAGCTTGCCCAAGACGTTGCCGCCGATCCAGATTTAGCTCCAGGGCCGGTATGGAATGTGGACACAATAAGTGACGACCTTATTCCTGAAGATGCAACTGACTACGAAATCCGCCCTGGGGAGCAGGCAGATTAA